A window of Mucilaginibacter paludis DSM 18603 contains these coding sequences:
- a CDS encoding TonB-dependent receptor: MRKILLILLMSVLTNCIAFAQVTTSSITGAVKDAKGVTLPGATIVATHVPSGSVYSGATRSNGQYTIPNMRVGGPYTIKVSFIGFNPKTIENVFLVLGEPSKINIVLTDESRSLAEVSVKGTKASVISSERNGTSTSISQQQLQSLPTISRSFQDFARLTPQAIANKNGSDGSPLGITFAGQNNRYNRLTIDGAAANDAFGLASSGTNGGQAGINPIPFESIQQVQILLAPYDVTQGSFTGGGINAVTKSGTNEIHGSAYTLLQNQNFIGKNVLTDIKYPTFKNTTFGLSLGGPIIKNKLFYYVNAERFDNKTPVAFDPSQSGSGSNFDVATLQALRNFVINKYSYDPGSFTDINKKQYSTSVFARIDWNLDNKNKLTFRHSYVDGSNYIISRSPTSITFADAGYYMNNTTNSSVIELNSTISSNSSNVLRLTYNNIRDSRATSPFPNIQIVQNGLTYNLGADFSSAANSLGQDNYSLTDNYTIYKNNHTITIGTANDFYNTKNVFLQAYNGAYTYNNTATGFDNIAAFENNTTAPTNYTLNYSPTNPGDKFAAVIHTANLSLYGQDVWSVNDKLKLTYGLRVDLPVYFNKPTENVAFNNDPASMGFKNNVVPKSTPLFSPRIGFNLDVNGDGETQVRGGAGIFTGASPLVWISNQYGTNGVSTIKYTTVPSTLRFNYNPNAPLSGAYIPSTTTVPATEVDVTDPNFKVPQIFRANVAVDHKLGFWGLIGTFEALVTKNINAINYKNLSIGNQTDVVTIGNSTRPWYNFTRAYPSSNFTDVIELTNTNQGYAYNLTAQIQKPFSNGWAGSIAYTFGESYSLNDGTSSVAYSNWRFAYNTNGLNNLSEARSNYDPGSRIVAYVSKTFKYANNKLATTIGLVYTGQSGQPISYTYSKNVNGDDITSKTGSADLLYVPSDDELNDPNGYKKYTLVDLTQTVNKVTTVVKTAAQEWVDFKNFINSQQALRLNKGKVIDRNDDRTPWENHFDLKVTQDFYVYKQHKLQISADIFNVGNLLNKDWGWSYGASNQDIQLLTVVGQTKNPTFTFDQSKLNLIRGVYRPYFVNDYTSRWSGQLSLKYSF; this comes from the coding sequence ATGAGGAAGATTTTACTCATTTTATTAATGTCGGTGCTTACCAATTGCATTGCTTTTGCACAGGTAACCACCAGTAGTATAACTGGTGCCGTTAAAGATGCCAAAGGTGTAACGTTACCGGGCGCTACAATCGTCGCTACCCACGTTCCTTCAGGATCGGTCTATTCAGGTGCTACCAGGTCTAATGGTCAATACACCATACCGAACATGCGTGTTGGCGGACCTTACACTATCAAGGTGTCTTTTATTGGCTTTAATCCAAAAACAATCGAAAACGTATTTTTGGTCTTAGGCGAACCTTCGAAAATCAATATCGTTTTAACCGACGAATCCCGTTCTTTAGCGGAAGTATCGGTTAAAGGTACTAAAGCAAGCGTGATTAGTTCTGAGAGAAATGGTACATCTACCAGCATTTCTCAGCAACAGCTACAATCTTTACCAACTATATCCAGAAGTTTCCAGGATTTTGCAAGATTGACACCACAAGCTATTGCTAATAAAAACGGTAGTGATGGTAGCCCCCTGGGTATAACATTCGCAGGTCAAAACAATCGTTACAACAGACTTACAATCGATGGTGCTGCTGCTAATGATGCTTTTGGTTTAGCTTCATCAGGTACTAATGGCGGCCAGGCGGGTATCAACCCTATTCCTTTTGAGTCTATACAACAAGTGCAGATTTTGTTGGCACCTTATGATGTAACTCAAGGTAGCTTTACCGGCGGTGGTATTAACGCGGTAACCAAAAGCGGTACTAATGAAATACACGGTTCTGCTTATACCCTTCTGCAAAATCAGAATTTCATAGGTAAAAATGTTCTAACAGATATTAAATATCCCACATTTAAAAACACAACCTTTGGTTTGAGTTTAGGTGGCCCTATAATTAAAAACAAACTGTTTTATTACGTTAATGCAGAACGTTTTGATAACAAAACACCGGTAGCATTTGACCCATCGCAGTCAGGCTCTGGATCAAACTTTGATGTGGCTACATTGCAGGCATTACGTAACTTTGTTATAAACAAGTACAGTTACGACCCAGGTAGTTTCACAGACATTAACAAGAAACAATATTCAACGTCTGTATTCGCGCGTATTGACTGGAACCTTGACAACAAAAACAAATTAACGTTCCGTCATAGCTATGTTGATGGCAGTAATTATATCATCAGTCGCAGCCCTACATCAATTACCTTTGCCGATGCAGGATATTATATGAATAATACTACTAACTCTTCAGTAATTGAGTTAAACAGTACTATTTCATCAAATTCATCAAACGTATTACGTCTTACCTATAATAATATACGTGATAGCCGGGCAACCTCACCTTTTCCAAACATTCAAATCGTTCAAAATGGTTTAACTTACAATTTGGGTGCTGACTTTTCTTCAGCAGCAAATTCATTGGGACAAGACAATTACTCGCTGACGGATAACTATACCATTTATAAAAATAATCATACCATTACAATTGGTACTGCTAACGATTTTTACAACACCAAAAACGTTTTTTTACAGGCTTACAACGGTGCATATACTTATAACAACACTGCAACCGGTTTTGATAACATAGCTGCGTTTGAAAACAATACTACCGCTCCAACTAACTACACTTTAAACTATTCTCCAACAAACCCTGGAGATAAATTTGCAGCTGTTATACACACTGCAAACCTTAGCTTATATGGTCAGGATGTGTGGAGTGTAAATGATAAATTAAAACTGACTTACGGCCTGAGAGTTGATTTGCCAGTGTACTTTAATAAACCAACAGAAAACGTTGCGTTTAATAACGACCCGGCCTCTATGGGTTTTAAAAACAACGTTGTTCCAAAATCTACCCCTTTATTTTCACCAAGGATCGGATTTAACCTGGACGTAAATGGCGATGGCGAAACACAAGTTAGAGGTGGGGCTGGTATATTTACAGGTGCCTCTCCGTTAGTTTGGATCTCTAACCAGTATGGAACCAATGGTGTATCAACAATTAAATATACCACCGTTCCTTCAACCCTACGTTTTAACTACAATCCAAATGCCCCATTAAGCGGCGCTTACATTCCTTCAACAACTACAGTTCCAGCTACTGAAGTTGATGTTACAGATCCAAATTTCAAAGTTCCGCAAATTTTCCGCGCTAATGTTGCCGTGGATCATAAATTAGGTTTCTGGGGATTAATCGGAACATTTGAAGCCTTGGTAACTAAAAACATCAATGCCATTAACTATAAAAATTTAAGTATAGGTAATCAAACCGATGTAGTAACTATTGGCAACAGCACCCGTCCGTGGTATAATTTCACCAGGGCTTATCCTTCATCTAACTTTACCGATGTTATCGAGCTTACCAATACCAACCAAGGTTATGCTTATAACTTGACCGCGCAAATTCAAAAACCATTCTCTAACGGATGGGCCGGATCAATTGCTTATACATTTGGTGAGTCTTATTCTCTTAACGACGGTACAAGTTCTGTTGCGTATTCTAACTGGCGCTTTGCATACAATACTAACGGTTTAAATAACCTGTCAGAAGCTCGCTCAAATTACGATCCGGGATCTCGCATCGTGGCCTACGTATCTAAAACCTTTAAATACGCAAACAATAAATTAGCTACTACCATTGGTTTAGTTTATACAGGCCAATCAGGTCAGCCGATCTCTTATACCTATTCTAAAAATGTTAATGGCGATGATATCACCAGCAAAACAGGTAGTGCGGATTTACTGTATGTGCCTTCGGATGATGAGTTAAATGATCCTAATGGTTATAAAAAATACACTTTAGTTGATTTAACTCAAACCGTTAATAAGGTAACTACTGTTGTTAAAACGGCAGCTCAAGAGTGGGTTGACTTTAAAAACTTCATCAACTCTCAACAAGCGTTAAGATTAAATAAAGGAAAAGTTATTGATCGTAACGATGACAGAACTCCTTGGGAAAATCACTTCGACTTAAAAGTGACTCAGGATTTTTATGTATACAAACAACACAAACTGCAAATTTCGGCAGATATATTTAACGTAGGTAATTTATTGAACAAGGATTGGGGATGGAGCTATGGCGCCAGCAACCAAGATATCCAGTTACTTACTGTTGTTGGTCAAACCAAAAACCCAACGTTTACTTTTGACCAAAGCAAGTTAAATTTAATCCGTGGTGTTTATAGGCCATATTTCGTAAATGATTACACTTCACGCTGGAGTGGTCAGCTAAGTTTGAAATATAGCTTCTAA
- the lpdA gene encoding dihydrolipoyl dehydrogenase: MNYDLIVIGSGPGGYVAAIRASQLGLKTAIIEKESLGGICLNWGCIPTKALLKSAQVFEYINHAADYGIRVPKGEVDFESVVRRSRGVADGMSKGVQFLMKKNKIDVLMGTGKLKAPGVVDVQLNDGTSKELTAKHIILATGGRSRELPNLKQDGKKVIGYRQAMVLPSVPASIIVVGSGAIGIEFAYFYNAMGSKVTVVEFLDNIVPLEDEEVSKQLARTLKKQGINIMTSSVVESVDTSGEGCKVNVKSPNGDMLILECDIVLSAVGISTNLEGLGLEEVGVATDKGKVLVDDYYKTNIEGVYAIGDIVKGQALAHVASAEGIICVEKIAGLNPEPLNYNNIPGCTYCSPEVASVGYTEKAAKEAGYEIKVGKFPFSASGKASAAGAKDGFVKLIFDAKYGEFLGAHMIGMNVTEMIAEVVTARKLEATGHEIIKSVHPHPTMSEAVMEAAAAAYDEVIHL, translated from the coding sequence ATGAATTATGATCTGATTGTTATCGGCAGTGGCCCCGGTGGTTACGTTGCCGCAATAAGGGCGTCCCAACTGGGTTTAAAAACTGCTATCATCGAAAAAGAGTCGTTGGGTGGCATTTGCTTAAACTGGGGTTGTATACCAACAAAGGCGTTATTAAAAAGCGCCCAGGTGTTTGAATACATCAATCACGCGGCCGACTATGGTATCAGAGTTCCGAAGGGTGAGGTTGATTTTGAATCGGTTGTAAGAAGAAGCAGGGGCGTGGCCGATGGCATGAGCAAAGGCGTTCAGTTCCTGATGAAAAAAAATAAGATAGATGTGTTAATGGGTACCGGTAAATTAAAGGCGCCCGGCGTTGTTGATGTACAGTTAAACGATGGCACATCAAAAGAGTTAACCGCCAAACACATTATATTGGCAACTGGTGGCCGCTCCCGCGAACTACCTAACCTTAAACAGGATGGTAAAAAGGTGATAGGTTACCGCCAGGCTATGGTGTTACCTTCTGTACCAGCTTCTATTATAGTGGTAGGTTCGGGTGCTATAGGTATTGAGTTTGCCTATTTTTATAATGCCATGGGGAGCAAAGTTACCGTGGTAGAGTTTTTAGATAATATTGTTCCGCTTGAAGACGAGGAAGTTTCTAAACAACTGGCCCGTACGCTTAAAAAGCAAGGCATCAATATCATGACCAGTTCCGTTGTTGAGTCGGTTGATACATCTGGTGAAGGTTGCAAGGTAAATGTAAAATCTCCTAACGGCGATATGCTGATATTGGAGTGCGATATTGTATTATCTGCAGTAGGTATTTCAACCAACTTAGAAGGTCTTGGCCTGGAGGAAGTCGGCGTTGCTACCGATAAAGGAAAAGTTTTGGTGGACGACTATTACAAAACCAATATTGAAGGTGTATACGCCATTGGCGATATTGTAAAAGGACAAGCACTGGCTCACGTAGCGTCTGCCGAAGGCATCATCTGCGTTGAAAAAATTGCCGGACTGAATCCTGAACCCTTAAATTACAACAATATACCGGGTTGTACTTACTGCTCACCAGAAGTTGCTTCGGTAGGTTATACCGAGAAGGCCGCTAAAGAAGCAGGTTACGAAATCAAGGTAGGTAAATTTCCGTTCTCGGCATCGGGCAAAGCAAGTGCCGCCGGCGCAAAGGATGGTTTTGTTAAACTGATATTTGATGCCAAATACGGCGAATTTTTAGGTGCGCACATGATTGGCATGAACGTAACCGAAATGATTGCCGAGGTAGTAACCGCCCGCAAGTTGGAAGCAACCGGCCACGAGATCATCAAATCGGTACACCCTCACCCAACCATGAGCGAGGCTGTGATGGAAGCAGCGGCAGCGGCTTATGATGAGGTGATACACCTTTAA
- a CDS encoding MBL fold metallo-hydrolase: protein MKLYTIDTGFFKLDGGAMFGVVPKSIWQRTNPADANNLCTWAMRCLLIEDEGRLILVDNGIGNKQDAKFLSHYYLHGDATLDGSLAKHGFHRDDITDVFLTHLHFDHCGGSIIREGDQLVPAFKNATYWSNQEHWNWAVYPNEREKASFLKENILPIQESGKLKFIESVDGVQFRKNIVVRFAYGHTDSMMLPQIYYKDKTILYMADLLPSTGHIPLPYVMAYDMFPLKTITERKAFFAEAVEKEFILFLEHDPVNECCTLQQTEKGIRLKDTFKLADI, encoded by the coding sequence ATGAAACTCTACACTATAGATACCGGTTTTTTTAAGTTAGATGGCGGCGCTATGTTTGGCGTAGTGCCTAAATCCATCTGGCAACGTACTAATCCAGCAGATGCTAATAATTTATGCACCTGGGCCATGCGTTGCCTGTTGATTGAGGACGAGGGCCGACTGATTTTGGTTGACAATGGTATAGGTAATAAGCAGGACGCCAAATTTTTAAGCCACTATTATTTGCATGGCGATGCTACCTTAGATGGGTCGTTAGCCAAACATGGGTTTCACCGTGATGATATTACCGATGTTTTTTTAACTCATCTCCATTTTGATCATTGCGGCGGCTCCATCATCCGCGAAGGCGATCAACTGGTGCCAGCTTTTAAAAATGCCACTTACTGGAGCAACCAGGAACATTGGAACTGGGCGGTTTATCCTAACGAGCGCGAAAAGGCTTCTTTTCTAAAAGAAAACATCCTTCCTATCCAGGAGAGCGGCAAATTAAAATTTATTGAGTCTGTTGACGGAGTTCAGTTTAGGAAAAACATCGTTGTGAGGTTTGCTTACGGGCATACCGATTCTATGATGTTGCCGCAGATCTATTACAAGGATAAAACCATCCTGTATATGGCCGATCTTTTACCCTCTACCGGCCATATCCCTCTACCGTATGTAATGGCCTATGACATGTTTCCGCTGAAAACCATTACCGAACGAAAGGCTTTTTTTGCAGAAGCTGTTGAAAAAGAGTTTATCCTGTTTTTAGAGCACGATCCGGTAAATGAGTGCTGCACATTGCAACAAACTGAAAAGGGCATCAGGCTAAAGGATACTTTTAAGCTTGCTGATATTTAA
- a CDS encoding M16 family metallopeptidase, whose product MKATLFTLILITACFTSSFAQYETSAFNVNGIKVIFKPTVKNMVSVRVYFRGGVSNYNAQQAGIEKLTLEAVTKCGTTKHTADQFKDIADYYDIDLSSTAEYDYGAIGMSCISKYFDKGWDLLADAVNNPVFNERELKLVKNKMIADIKQTESSPDKHIEQLTLKNAFEGTAYATDPDGTEETIPALNAEDLKKYYTTLLNKNKMFIVIAGKITKDEIIAKVSAAFGNIPALPYEEAVLKEPLWKDNKLVSEQRNLSTNYINGVLNAPVMTSPDFIPFRLGTSVLGGVLFSEIRTKRNLSYAPGAYSTNLRMPYAVMYVSTTNPAEAVSIMTNQLNRVKKLIVSNRALNEMKSSYITNNYKKLQSSSAITSNLGLAEIMGGWNFFEIAPNMLEQVTAEQIAQVMQKYIVGVRWSYLGDENQAKAATEAFNMAVK is encoded by the coding sequence ATGAAAGCTACACTTTTTACCCTGATATTAATCACCGCCTGTTTTACATCCTCTTTCGCCCAGTACGAAACTTCCGCATTTAATGTAAACGGCATTAAAGTAATATTTAAACCTACCGTAAAAAACATGGTTAGCGTGCGGGTGTATTTTAGGGGCGGAGTAAGTAATTACAACGCGCAGCAGGCCGGCATAGAAAAACTTACTTTAGAGGCTGTTACCAAATGTGGTACCACCAAGCACACGGCAGACCAGTTTAAAGACATAGCCGATTATTACGACATCGATCTTTCGAGCACCGCTGAATATGACTATGGAGCCATTGGAATGAGTTGTATCTCGAAATATTTCGATAAGGGATGGGATTTGCTTGCTGACGCAGTAAACAACCCTGTTTTTAACGAGCGCGAATTGAAGTTAGTGAAAAACAAAATGATTGCCGACATCAAGCAAACCGAATCGAGCCCGGATAAACACATTGAACAACTCACTCTAAAAAATGCTTTTGAGGGTACAGCGTATGCCACCGACCCTGACGGAACAGAAGAAACGATACCCGCCTTAAACGCAGAGGACTTGAAGAAATACTATACCACGTTACTGAACAAGAACAAAATGTTTATCGTTATAGCGGGCAAAATTACCAAAGACGAGATTATTGCAAAAGTGAGCGCTGCTTTTGGCAATATACCGGCTTTGCCATACGAGGAAGCCGTATTGAAAGAACCCTTATGGAAGGATAATAAACTGGTATCTGAACAACGCAACTTATCAACTAACTACATTAATGGCGTGCTGAATGCACCGGTGATGACCAGCCCCGATTTTATTCCCTTTCGTTTAGGCACCTCGGTACTCGGCGGTGTATTATTTTCCGAGATCCGCACCAAACGCAATTTATCTTACGCACCGGGAGCTTACTCTACCAACTTACGGATGCCATACGCTGTGATGTATGTAAGCACCACTAACCCTGCTGAAGCTGTGAGTATCATGACCAACCAGTTAAACCGGGTAAAAAAACTCATTGTAAGCAACCGCGCTTTAAACGAGATGAAGAGCAGCTATATCACCAACAACTATAAAAAGCTCCAAAGCTCGTCTGCCATTACATCCAACCTTGGCCTTGCCGAAATAATGGGCGGATGGAATTTCTTTGAGATTGCGCCTAACATGCTTGAACAAGTTACCGCCGAGCAGATTGCGCAAGTAATGCAAAAGTATATTGTAGGTGTGCGTTGGAGTTACCTGGGCGATGAAAACCAAGCTAAAGCTGCTACCGAGGCTTTTAATATGGCGGTTAAGTAA
- a CDS encoding M16 family metallopeptidase, with translation MTKKIYFLLCLCFGYSVLHAQNKLPENIFLKTLPNGLDVLVVEDNSVPLATIVITCRNGAYTESPEFNGLSHLYEHMFFKANKDYSSQQEFMSRVSELGMDFNGTTTVENVRYYFTLPKKNLKEGLKFMNSAIRYPSFNAEEMARENIVVDGEFQRKESSPYYALNDVMEHHLWGDLYSRKNTIGNHTVIRTATPAMMDSIKNKYYYPNNSLLTIAGDVSHEDVFKQVENIYANWRPSAFDPFKKWPVPEFKPLQKTDYFVVESNIARVPMIEINWQGPDTRTDIPATYAADVFSYIIDQNSSQLSKALLQSGLALEVNIGYLTLKHVGPITLIVIPNPDKVKECMAEVKKQIALFDHDDYVTDEQVETAKRKLEIKQQQEQEVASNFVQTLSFWWASASIDYFTTYNDNLKKVTKSDLKAYVDKYIKNKPYCAGLLLSPAMKASIKPEDFFTAE, from the coding sequence ATGACGAAAAAGATTTACTTCTTATTGTGCCTTTGCTTTGGATATAGCGTATTGCACGCCCAAAACAAGCTTCCCGAAAATATTTTTTTAAAGACATTACCAAATGGTTTGGATGTGTTGGTTGTTGAAGATAACAGTGTACCGCTGGCTACCATTGTGATTACCTGCCGGAACGGTGCTTACACCGAATCGCCTGAATTTAATGGCCTGAGCCACCTTTACGAACACATGTTTTTTAAGGCGAACAAAGACTATAGCAGTCAGCAGGAATTTATGAGCCGGGTAAGCGAGCTTGGTATGGATTTTAACGGCACTACCACGGTTGAAAACGTGCGATACTATTTCACCTTGCCTAAAAAGAACTTAAAAGAAGGATTGAAATTTATGAACTCGGCCATTCGCTACCCGAGTTTTAATGCCGAAGAAATGGCCCGCGAGAATATCGTAGTTGACGGCGAGTTTCAGCGGAAGGAATCGAGCCCTTATTATGCGTTGAATGATGTGATGGAGCACCATTTATGGGGCGACCTCTATAGCCGCAAAAACACCATTGGCAACCACACTGTGATCCGCACGGCCACGCCTGCCATGATGGATTCCATCAAGAATAAATACTACTACCCGAATAACTCGCTGTTAACTATCGCTGGTGACGTATCGCACGAAGATGTTTTTAAGCAGGTTGAAAATATCTATGCCAATTGGCGGCCTTCGGCCTTTGATCCGTTTAAAAAATGGCCGGTTCCTGAATTTAAGCCGCTGCAAAAAACAGATTACTTTGTAGTGGAATCAAATATAGCGCGGGTGCCGATGATTGAGATTAACTGGCAGGGCCCGGATACACGTACCGACATCCCAGCAACATATGCGGCTGATGTTTTTTCTTATATCATCGATCAAAATTCGTCACAACTCAGTAAGGCCCTTTTACAGTCCGGGCTGGCGCTTGAAGTAAATATTGGTTACTTAACCTTAAAACATGTAGGCCCTATTACTTTGATAGTAATACCTAACCCCGATAAAGTTAAGGAGTGCATGGCCGAAGTGAAGAAACAGATAGCCCTTTTTGACCATGACGACTATGTAACCGATGAACAGGTTGAAACTGCCAAAAGGAAATTAGAAATTAAACAACAACAGGAACAGGAAGTAGCTTCGAATTTTGTGCAAACCTTGTCCTTTTGGTGGGCATCGGCATCTATCGATTATTTTACCACTTATAACGATAACCTGAAGAAGGTTACCAAAAGCGATTTGAAAGCTTATGTGGATAAGTATATTAAAAACAAACCTTATTGCGCCGGATTGCTATTAAGCCCCGCCATGAAGGCGAGCATTAAACCTGAAGATTTTTTTACCGCCGAATAA
- a CDS encoding sulfite exporter TauE/SafE family protein, which translates to MSVLLLTTIILIGAYAAGLVGSLTGLGGGVVIIPLLTVLLHVDIHYAIGASLVSVIATSSGSASAYVKEGITNMRLGMFLEIATTSGAIAGAIVAKYLPVQYIAILFGLVLIFSALMSLRKKVEHVDEYKSPLAKKLKLNSTYPSGTEVVAYGVRNVGGGFFMMIFAGMMSGLLGIGSGALKVVAMDGIMGIPFKVSTTTSNFMIGVTAAASAVVYLQRGYIEPGLAMPVVVGVLLGAFTGSKILVHSQSQKLRYFFAVIVTFLAVQMIYKGLTGTV; encoded by the coding sequence ATGTCTGTTCTGCTATTAACTACTATCATTTTAATTGGCGCTTACGCTGCCGGCCTGGTTGGGTCGTTAACGGGATTGGGTGGAGGCGTGGTGATCATTCCCCTATTAACGGTGCTGCTTCACGTCGACATTCATTACGCCATCGGTGCCTCGCTGGTATCGGTTATAGCTACCTCATCTGGCTCTGCCTCTGCTTATGTTAAAGAGGGGATTACGAATATGCGGCTGGGTATGTTTTTAGAAATAGCCACCACCAGTGGAGCCATTGCCGGAGCCATTGTAGCTAAGTATTTACCTGTACAATACATAGCGATACTGTTTGGTCTGGTTCTTATCTTTTCGGCATTGATGTCGTTACGTAAAAAGGTTGAACATGTTGATGAGTATAAAAGTCCGCTTGCCAAAAAACTAAAGCTCAATAGCACCTATCCCTCCGGTACAGAAGTTGTGGCCTACGGCGTGCGCAATGTGGGCGGAGGATTTTTTATGATGATTTTTGCCGGCATGATGTCGGGCTTATTGGGTATTGGCTCGGGGGCGCTAAAAGTAGTAGCCATGGATGGCATCATGGGCATTCCGTTTAAGGTATCAACCACCACCAGTAATTTTATGATTGGCGTTACAGCTGCCGCGAGTGCCGTAGTATACCTGCAACGAGGTTACATTGAACCCGGATTGGCCATGCCGGTAGTAGTAGGCGTTTTATTGGGGGCTTTTACCGGATCAAAAATACTGGTACACTCGCAATCGCAAAAGCTGAGGTACTTTTTTGCCGTTATCGTTACGTTTTTAGCCGTGCAGATGATTTATAAAGGCTTAACCGGAACTGTATGA
- a CDS encoding DUF1634 domain-containing protein, whose protein sequence is MKKTASTNDKDIEQLIGSLLRWGVLLSMAVVLIGGAIYLYRHGHEVIDYSIFKSQPDFTRQVQPIIAGAIHLRGRAIIQFGIILLIATPICRVLLSAIGFAAEKDYLYVGIAAFVLAIITVSMLGGFGG, encoded by the coding sequence ATGAAAAAGACTGCCAGTACCAACGATAAGGATATAGAGCAACTCATCGGCTCCTTGTTACGCTGGGGCGTACTGCTTTCCATGGCTGTTGTATTAATAGGCGGTGCCATTTATTTGTACAGGCATGGGCATGAGGTGATTGACTATTCGATTTTTAAATCCCAGCCCGATTTTACCCGTCAGGTTCAACCCATTATAGCAGGTGCCATACATTTACGAGGAAGGGCAATTATTCAGTTCGGCATTATCCTGCTTATTGCAACCCCCATTTGCCGTGTGCTGCTTTCGGCAATAGGTTTCGCCGCCGAAAAGGATTACCTGTATGTTGGTATAGCCGCGTTTGTTTTGGCTATTATTACTGTAAGTATGCTGGGGGGCTTTGGTGGATGA
- a CDS encoding phosphatase PAP2 family protein: MKTSIISVLKQVRFLFIPYLVILSVCLVIALIYSKSQIYFTVNGWHFTAGDTFFALWTNMGDGIVSIILTLILLFFSYRKSFLMGTSYVITSLIAQLLKRMVATPRPVIFFKAQASKMYLVKGVEMLETLSFPSGHSVSAFSTAVVLTYITPRKSWGLLFLVLAILVGYSRMYLSEHFFEDVVGGSALGVLITVLWISWIDNKPFIHSEKWNRGLIKKHPKF; encoded by the coding sequence ATGAAAACCAGTATCATCAGCGTTTTAAAACAGGTGCGTTTTTTATTTATTCCTTACCTCGTCATCCTGTCGGTTTGCCTGGTTATCGCGTTGATATACAGCAAATCTCAGATCTATTTCACCGTAAATGGATGGCATTTCACTGCGGGCGATACCTTCTTCGCGCTGTGGACTAATATGGGCGATGGTATTGTATCCATCATCCTTACATTAATTTTGTTGTTTTTCAGCTACCGTAAAAGCTTTTTGATGGGTACCAGTTATGTTATTACCTCGCTGATAGCACAGCTTTTAAAACGTATGGTGGCCACGCCGCGCCCGGTTATTTTTTTTAAGGCGCAGGCCAGTAAAATGTACCTGGTTAAGGGGGTTGAAATGTTGGAAACGCTGAGTTTCCCATCAGGGCATAGTGTTTCGGCGTTTTCTACCGCCGTGGTATTAACTTATATAACCCCCAGAAAAAGCTGGGGGTTATTGTTTTTGGTATTGGCTATTTTAGTAGGCTACTCCCGCATGTACCTCAGCGAACATTTTTTTGAGGATGTAGTGGGAGGATCGGCATTGGGCGTTTTGATCACTGTTTTATGGATCAGCTGGATTGACAACAAACCCTTTATCCACTCTGAAAAATGGAACCGGGGATTGATCAAAAAGCATCCTAAATTTTAA